The Coregonus clupeaformis isolate EN_2021a chromosome 26, ASM2061545v1, whole genome shotgun sequence genome window below encodes:
- the LOC123481929 gene encoding LOW QUALITY PROTEIN: serine-rich adhesin for platelets-like (The sequence of the model RefSeq protein was modified relative to this genomic sequence to represent the inferred CDS: deleted 2 bases in 1 codon): MGNSSSISSSNSSSTSSSNSSSNSSSNSSINSSSNSSINSRSNSSSNSSSNSSSNSSSNSSSNSSSNSSSNSSINSSSNSSRNSSSNSSSISSSNSSSTSSSNSSSNSSSNSSINSSSNSRSNSSSNSSSSSNSNNSSSNSSSNSSINSSRNSSSNSSINSSSNSSSNSNSNSSSNSSIKCSINSSSNSSSNSSNSSSNSSRNSSSNSSINSSSNSSSNSSSNSSSNSRSNSSSNSSSSSNSNNSSSNSSSNSSINSSRNSSSNSSINSSSNSSSNSNSNSSSNSSIKCSINSSSNSSSNSSNSSSNSSRNSSSNSSSISSSNSSSNSSSNSSSNSSNSRSNSSSNNSSNSSSNSSNSSSNSSSISSSNSSSNSSINSSSNSSSNSSINSSSNSSRNSSSNSSSISSSNSSSTSSSNSRSNSSSNSSSSSNSSNSSSNSSSNSSINSSSNSSRNSSIKISSNSSRNSSSNSSSISSSNSSSTSSRNSSSNSSSNSSINSSSNSSRNSSSNSSSISSSNSSRTSSSISSSNSSSTSSRNSSSNSSSNSSINSSSNSSSNSRSNSSSNSSSNSSSNSNNSSSNSSSNSSINSRSNSSSNSSSNSSSNSSINSSSNISSNSRSNNSSNSSSQCSSNSSNSSSNSSSNSSRNSSSNSSINSNSNSSSNSSSNSISNSSIKCSINSSSNSSSNSSSNSNSKSSSNSSSNSSSNSSSNSSRNSSSNSSSNSSSNSSSNSSNSSSNSSSNSSINSSRNSSSISSSNSSNSSSNSSSNSSSNSSSNSSSNSSSNSSSNSSSNSSSNSSSNSSSNSSRNISSNSSINSSSNSSSNSSSNSSSNSSSNSSINSSSNSSSISRSNNSSNSSSQCSSSSSNSSSNSSSNSSRNSSSNSSINSSSNSSSNSSSNSSSNSSIKCSINSSSNSSSNSSSNSNSKSSSNSSSNSSINSSSNSSSNSSINSSSNSSRNSSSNSSSNSRRNSSSNSSINSSSNSSSNSSSNSSSINSSNSSSINSSRNSSSISSSRNSSSNGSSNSSINSRSNSSSNSGSNSSRNISSNSSSNMPPCNPDKEERRLFTLAPCSKNSTSGLYHVTLHSGELGLVG, from the exons GCAGCAACAGTAGCAGCAACAGCAGTAGCAACAGTAGCATCAACAGTAGTAGCAACAGCAGTATCAACAGTAGAAGCAACAGCAGTAGCAACagtagcagcaacagcagcagcaacagtagCAGCAACAGCAGTAGCAACAGTAGCAGCAACAGCAGTAGCAACAGTAGCATCAACAGTAGTAGCAACAGCAGTAGAAACAGTAGCAGCAACAGTAGCAGCATCAGTAGCAGCAACAGCAGTAGCACCAGTAGCAGCAACAGTAGCAGCAACAGCAGTAGCAACAGTAGCATCAACAGTAGTAGCAACAGTAGAAGCAACAGCAGTagcaacagtagcagcagcagcaacagtaacaacagtagcaGCAACAGCAGTAGCAACAGTAGCATCAACAGTAGCAGAAACAGCAGTAGCAACAGTAGCATCAACAGTAGTAGCAACAGCAGTAGCAACAGTAACAGCAACAGTAGCAGCAACAGCAGTATAAAATGTAGCATCAACAGTAGTAGCAACAGCAGTAGCAACAGTAGCAACAGTAGCAGCAACAGCAGTAGGAACAGTAGCAGCAACAGTAGCATCAACAGTAGCAGCAACAGCAGTAGCAACAGTAGCAGCAACAGTAGTAGCAACAGTAGAAGCAACAGCAGTagcaacagtagcagcagcagcaacagtaacaacagtagcaGCAACAGCAGTAGCAACAGTAGCATCAACAGTAGCAGAAACAGCAGTAGCAACAGTAGCATCAACAGTAGTAGCAACAGCAGTAGCAACAGTAACAGCAACAGTAGCAGCAACAGCAGTATAAAATGTAGCATCAACAGTAGTAGCAACAGCAGTAGCAACAGTAGCAACAGTAGCAGCAACAGCAGTAGGAAcagtagtagcaacagtagtagcATTAGTAGCAGCAACAGTAGCAGCAACAGCAGTAGCAACAGTAGCAGCAACAGTAGCAACAGTAGAAGCAACAGCAGTAGCAACaatagcagcaacagcagcagcaacagtagCAACAGTAGCAGCAACAGTAGCAGCATCAGTAGCAGCAACAGCAGTAGCAACAGTAGCATCAACAGTAGCAGCAACAGCAGTAGCAACAGTAGCATCAACAGTAGTAGCAACAGCAGTAGAAACAGTAGCAGCAACAGTAGCAGCATCAGTAGCAGCAACAGCAGTAGCACCAGTAGCAGCAACAGTAGAAGCaacagcagtagcaatagtagcagcagcagcaacagtagCAACAGTAGCAGCAACAGCAGTAGCAACAGTAGCATCAACAGTAGCAGCAACAGTAGTAGAAACAGTAGCATCAAAATTAGTAGCAACAGCAGTAGAAACAGTAGCAGCAACAGTAGCAGCATCAGTAGCAGCAACAGCAGTAGCACCAGTAGCAGAAACAGTAGCAGCAACAGCAGTAGCAACAGTAGCATCAACAGTAGTAGCAACAGCAGTAGAAACAGTAGCAGCAACAGTAGCAGCATCAGTAGCAGCAACAGCAGTAGAACCAGTAGCAGCATCAGTAGCAGCAACAGCAGTAGCACCAGTAGCAGAAACAGTAGCAGCAACAGCAGTAGCAACAGTAGCATCAACAGTAGTAGCAACAGCAGTAGCAACAGTAGAAGCAACAGCAGTAGCAACagtagcagcaacagcagcagcaacagtaacaacagtagcaGCAACAGCAGTAGCAACAGTAGCATCAACAGTAGAAGCAACAGCAGTAGCAACAGTAGCAGCAACAGCAGTAGCAACAGTAGCATCAACAGTAGTAGCAACATCAGTAGCAACAGTAGAAGCAACAACAGTAGCAACAGTAGCAGCCAATGCAGCAGCAACAGTAGCAACAGTAGCAGCAACAGCAGTAGCAACAGTAGCAGAAACAGCAGTAGCAACAGTAGCATCAACAGTAATAGCAACAGCAGTAGCAACAGTAGCAGCAACAGTATCAGCAACAGCAGTATAAAATGTAGCATCAACAGTAGTAGCAACAGCAGTAGCAACAGTAGCAGCAACAGTAACAGCAAAAGTAGCAGCAACAGCAGTAGCAACAGTAGCAGCAACAGTAGCAGCAACAGCAGTAGAAACAGTAGCAGCAACAGTAGCAGCAACagtagcagcaacagcagcagcaacagtagCAACAGTAGCAGCAACAGCAGTAGCAACAGTAGCATCAACAGTAGTAGAAACagtagtagcatcagtagcagcaacagcagt aacagtagcagcaacagtagcagcaacagtagcagcaacagcagtagcaacagtagcagcaacagtagcagcaacagtagtagcaacagcagtagcaacagcagtagcaacagcagcagcaacagcagtagcaacagtagtagaAACATTAGCAGCAACAGTAGCATCAACAGTAGCAGCAACAGCAGTAGCAACAGTAGCAGCAACAGCAGTAGCAACAGTAGCAGCAACAGTAGCATCAACAGTAGTAGCAACAGCAGTAGCATCAGTAGAAGCAACAACAGTAGCAACAGTAGCAGCcaatgcagcagcagcagtagcaacaGTAGCAGCAACAGCAGTAGCAACAGTAGCAGAAACAGCAGTAGCAACAGTAGCATCAACAGTAGTAGCAACAGCAGTAGCAACAGTAGCAGCAACAGTAGCAGCAACAGCAGTATAAAATGTAGCATCAACAGTAGTAGCAACAGCAGTAGCAACAGTAGCAGCAACAGTAACAGCAAAAGTAGCAGCAACAGCAGTAGCAACAGTAGCATCAACAGTAGTAGCAACAGCAGTAGCAACAGTAGCATCAACAGTAGTAGCAACAGCAGTAgaaacagcagcagcaacagcagtagcaacagtagaagaaacagcagcagcaacagtagcatcaacagtagcagcaacagcagcagcaacagtagCAGCAACAGTAGCAGCATCAATAGCAGCAACAGCAGTAGCATCAACAGTAGTAGAAACAGCAGTAGCATCAGCAGTAGCAGAAACAGTAGCAGCAACGGCAGCAGCAACAGTAGCATCAACAGTAGAAGCAACAGTAGCAGCAACAGTGGAAGCAACAGTAGTAGAAACATTAGCAGCAACAGTAGCAGCAACA